A stretch of DNA from Thalassospiraceae bacterium LMO-SO8:
CGCCCTTCACGGTCAGCTCGCTGTAGTGAACCGCGTGGGTGTCCAAGGGGATCGAGGTGCCGGGGGCGCAGCCGCCGAACAGATTGATCAGGCCGCCGGGGCGCACGGAGTTGATGGCGTCGACCCAGACTTCCGGCACGCCGGAGGCATCGACGGCGACCCAGGCCCCCTGACCGCCCTCGGTCAGGGCCTTCACTTTCTCGGCCTGGCCGCCGCCGCGGTCGATCCGCACGACTTGGGCCGCGCCCAACTGTTTGCCGACCGCGAGGCGCGGCGGGTTAGGGTCGGCCAGGATGACCCGGTGCCCGGCCCGTGCCAGCGCCCCCACGAACAACAGCCCGATGGGCCCGGCGCCGAACAGGACGACCTCCGTCCCCGGGCCGTATTTGTCCAGTTCGCAGGCGTCCATGCCGTGCAGCACGCAGGCCAGCGGTTCCGTCAGCGCCGCCTTGGCGAAGGCCAGACCCTTGGGAATTTTATAGGTGTTGCGGTCGACGAAACGGGCGGGGATGCGGATGAATTCGGCGAAGGCGCCGTTGATGTATTGCAGGTCGGCGCAGAGGTTTTCCCGCCCGCGCGCGCAGTAGTCACAGTCGCCGCAGGGGGCGGAATTGGCGACCACCACGGCGTCGCCTTCGCGGAATTTCGTGACGCCCTTGCCCATGGCCGCCACCCGGCCCGCCATTTCATGGCCGAACAGGGTCGGCACCTTGAGCATGCGGGGATGGCCGCCGCGCTTGAACACCTTCACATCCGTGCCGCAGGTGGTCGCGGCCTCGATGCTCAGGATGATCTCGCCGTCGTCGGGGACCGGCACGGGCAGGTCGCGGACCTCGATGGTTTCGGGGCCGAGCAGCATGGCCCCCTTCATCATGCAGGTCATGGCGTCAGCTTCCTTCCGCCGCGCGGGACGGCGTGAACAGAACCTTGAGCGCCTTGCGCGCGCGCACCAGATCAAGGCCCGCCTGAAAATCGTCCAAGGGCATCCTGTGGGTGACCAGCGGCGTCGGGTCCAGCGCCCCCGAGGCGATCAGGTCGAACACCCGGCCCTGTTCGGCGACGGCGCCGGAATAGGTGCCGAGGATGCGCCGTTCGTATTTGAACAGGTCGTTGAGGTCGAAATCGGCGGCCTGGCCCTCCCCTTTTTCATTGGCCGGCGCATGGGCGAACAGGACGACGCTGCCGCCCTGGCGGGTCAGGCCGAGGGCCGCCTTGAGCGGCCCCGCACCCCCGACCGTGTCGAACACGGCGTCGGCGCCCGCACCATTGGTCAGGTCGCCCACGGCGGCCTTGGCCGCGTCGCCCGGGGCGGCGGCGGCGTCCGCGCCCAGTTTCACCGCCAGGTCGCGGCGGTCGTCCTGGGGATCGACGACGGCGACGCGCACGCCGGGCAGGGCCGCCTTGAGCACCAACAGATGCAGCAGACCCATGCTGCCCGCGCCCTGGATCACGGCGGCGCCGTCGGCGGCGATCTCCGCCCGCTCCACCCCGCGCAGCACGCAGGCGGCCGGTTCCATGAACACGGCGGCCGCGTCCGACACGCCGTCGGGCACGCGATGCGCCGCCTGGGCCGTGGCCCGGGCCTTGATCAGCACCGTGTCGGAAAAGCCGCCGGGGGCCATCAGGTT
This window harbors:
- a CDS encoding alcohol dehydrogenase catalytic domain-containing protein: MSQPANNVIACRGGDRTQLEPRAVPTVGPGEMLLKLRVVGFCGTDLFKLDTGAAQPGTVLGHELVGEVMALGDGVTDFKPGDRIAVPHHVPCGTCLMCRRGNETMCDTFRENLMAPGGFSDTVLIKARATAQAAHRVPDGVSDAAAVFMEPAACVLRGVERAEIAADGAAVIQGAGSMGLLHLLVLKAALPGVRVAVVDPQDDRRDLAVKLGADAAAAPGDAAKAAVGDLTNGAGADAVFDTVGGAGPLKAALGLTRQGGSVVLFAHAPANEKGEGQAADFDLNDLFKYERRILGTYSGAVAEQGRVFDLIASGALDPTPLVTHRMPLDDFQAGLDLVRARKALKVLFTPSRAAEGS
- a CDS encoding alcohol dehydrogenase catalytic domain-containing protein; this translates as MTCMMKGAMLLGPETIEVRDLPVPVPDDGEIILSIEAATTCGTDVKVFKRGGHPRMLKVPTLFGHEMAGRVAAMGKGVTKFREGDAVVVANSAPCGDCDYCARGRENLCADLQYINGAFAEFIRIPARFVDRNTYKIPKGLAFAKAALTEPLACVLHGMDACELDKYGPGTEVVLFGAGPIGLLFVGALARAGHRVILADPNPPRLAVGKQLGAAQVVRIDRGGGQAEKVKALTEGGQGAWVAVDASGVPEVWVDAINSVRPGGLINLFGGCAPGTSIPLDTHAVHYSELTVKGVYHHRPDTVRRALDMLADPAFKADLMLTAEMPIEQTEAALRAMIAKEALKVVIRGA